The window AAACGCTCAGGCCTACGACGCCGTGGGATCGGTCGCCCTGGCCGACATCATCACGGCCGGCGCACAAAAGCCCCTGCTGGTAGCGATCAGCACCTGCTACAGCGCACAGCGCCTTGCTCCCCTTGCCACCGCGCAAGGTGCCAGGCACGCGATCGGCTTTGTCGATACCATCACCGACGCGGACGCCATGCTTTTCTTCAGCGTATTCTATCGCACCTTGACGCAAGATTGGAGCGTCAAGGACGCTTTTCTTCGCGCCCGGCAACAGTGGATGTCCCAGACCGGCAGCGACAACGAGCAGCGCTCTGGAGTCGCACTTTGGAGTCAACTTTCGCTCCTCGACAGCCCCCCGGCTGGAACGATCACTGCGCGGCCTGCGCTGTCGCGAAAGGCCGCGAGGGGCGGCGCAACCTACAGGGACCTCAAGCTGGACATCACTCTAGTCCAGGACAAATCGATTCCCGGCCGCATGCGCAAAACCTCGAGCGTGAGTTTGAACTACTCGTTGCTCCATAACGACCGTCCGCCCTTCAGCATCTTCACGGTCCACAAGACCAAGGCGGGGCCGCTCGACCTGCTTCAAGTCGAGGTCGTGCTGGAAGTCGGCACGGAATCGTGCCGCTGCCGCTTCTCGGAGGAGCTGCCCGAGGAAGACGCCACACTCGACCTTCTCGACAAGATCCGGCTTCCCCTTGTTGCCGGCATGCTTCGACAGACGAGCGAGAGCTTGAGAAGCAATCTCTACATCAAAGTCCAATGCGGCAACCGGATACTGCGCGAGTCCAGCGAGCGCGTGACGGTGCTTCCGGCGGATGAGTGGCGGGATGATGGCGAGGACCATCGGTGGCTACCGAGCTTCGTTCTGCCCCGCGACCCGACGGTTCTGAAGGTCGTCGCCTGTGCACAGCGTTATCTGCAAACACTGCTTGATGACTGTTCCGCCGGATTCGACGGCTACCAGCAGGTCCTTGATGACGACTCCAATGCGCCCAATGTCGTCGATCCTCAGGTGCAAGCGATCTGGGCGGCCCTTCAGCACGATCTGCCCGTCAGCTATATCAACCCGCCGCCATCCTACACGAGCCAGTCGCAGCGCCTTCGAACGCCAACTGAAATTTTCAAAGGTAATGCGGCGACCTGTATCGACCTTGCGCTTCTGTTCGCGTCATGCCTGGAGTTCGTCGGCATCTATTCGTCAATCTTCCTGATTACCGGCCATGCGTTCCCGGCCTACTGGAGAAGCAACAAGGCCTGGTGGCGCATGAAGAGCTTCCGATTTGACCAAAACGAGCAGCAGACGCCTGGACCAATCGGCCGAAGTCAGGACGGCTTCACAGGCACGGTTCAGTCGACGAACGCCAAGGGCCAGACGGAGAGCTGGATGTTCACGGGCACCGACAATCTCGCAGAACTCCTGAGCTACGTGCAAAAGAGTGAGCTCGTGCCGTTCGAGAGTACCTTTGTGACCGCCCGGAAGGGCTTCTTCCAGGCCCTTGAGCGGGGCGCTAGCAATCTGCATCCGCAGAGCTTCGACGCAATGATCGATATCCAATCCGCCCGCGGCGAAAGCGTCACCCCACTTCCCTTGCTCGACCGGCTTGGCTGAGCCGGCGACAAAACACGGAGCCTTCATGACCACGCCCCTTACTTTCGACGACTGGCTCGCCTCGATGCCGGAAATCGAAGGCGTCCGGCCGGTCGATCGGCTTACAGACGTCATGCGGATCCAATCCTACCGGCCGACCTATCGGCGCCAGCGCCCACCGATCGATCCGACGGATCGGCTTCCAGAGCAGCAGATCATCTCGCTTGTGCGCGAGGGCGGGATTCTCAGATGGCGCCTCGGCGCCGCCATTCCAATAATGTCCGGTCGCGCCGGATCGCGTGGGGCGCTCCCGACGGGACAAATCGTCAAACAATACGCCTTTGAGACACTCGAAACGTCGCAGGTCTATGATGCACTCCTCAAGCTCGATAGGACGCTGACACCGGATGCGTCTTACGCGACCAAGACATCGACAGGCCTCAGCCGGCTCGTTCATGGTCAACTCCAGCCGTTGACGCTGGCCGACCTTTCCGATGTGGCAAACAAACGCGTATTGGTGTTGATCCACGGTACGTTCAGCGGATCCGCAGCTCTCATCAAGAACGGATTGGCACGGATTCCTGAGGGCCAACAGCTGCTGGCGAGAGCGGAGGCTAGATATGATCTCGTGCTCGCCTATGACCATCCGACACTCAGCGTGAGCCCGGTGATGAATGCATTCGATCTGGCCGCGTTACTGCGACCGGCGCCGAAGGAACTCGACATCGTCTGCCATAGCCGCGGCGGACTCGTGGCCCGGTGGCTTTGTGAGGGATTCTGCGACGTCGCACTGAAGCGCAGGGTGATCTTCGTCGGCTCTCCGCTGGGCGGCACCAGCCTTGCGGCTGCTCCGCGCCTGCGCAGCACACTCGACCTCCTGACGAACGTTGCGGACATCCTGCGGGCCGGCGCGGATCTCGCCGCCGCTAACCCCTTCTTTCTTGCCGCGAGCGGACTTCTGCGGGTGTTCAGCACCGTCACCAACCTGGCCTCCAAGACACCGGTATTCGACGCCGCCCTGGCTCTCGTTCCCGGGCTAGATGCGCAGTCACGCACCGGCAACAATGAGGAGATCCGCCGGCTGCGCATGAATACCGGTAGCGGCGAGTTTGGCGCTCAGCCCATTCAGTACTTCGCGATCAAGTCGAATTTCGAGCCGACGGAGATCGGTTGGAATTTCCTGCGGATATTCTCCAAGCCGATGCAGCGCCTTGGTGACCTCGGTGCCGATATCATCTTTGAGGCCGAAAACGATCTCGTCGTCGACACTTCATCGATGTCAGAGGTCGCGGATTTGCGCCAAGTAAAGATCATCCATGATTTCGGCACGAATCCGAACGTGCACCACACGAACTATTTCATTCAAAAGGAAACGGCCGCGGCTATCGCACGGACGTTCACGATCTGACGTGCGTGCCGATATTGCGCCATTGCGGGGGCATCTTCGCGGATAGGCGGCCCGAACAGACGCCCGCAGTCAGGTGGGGCCCTCACGCCGGCTAACGCTTGACAGTGAAACGCTTGGCGCGCATTCTTACTCTAAGTAAGAATGACGACAGGGATGGAAATGCCGGAGCAGCCGAGAAGTCGGCGGCAGACGCGTGCTGCCATTTTGACTCATCTGCTTCAGTCGGGCGGGACGTTTCGGCCGCCGCTGGCCAAGGCCGTGCGCCTGTCGGAAGCGAGCCTGTCGCGCATCCTGTTCGATCTGAAGACCGAAGGCCTGATCGAGGAAGTGCGGCGCCCTGCCCCTTACGTCGGTGGCCCGACGGGCCTCGTGTCGCTCGACAAGGCGGTGGCGCTCGCGGCGTTTGAGCTGACCACCCAGCGGCTCAGCGTCGGCGTCGGGGGCCTGTCGGGCGAACTGCACGACATCGGGCATGTGCCGCTGCCGAAGACGCCGACCGTCGCAACCGTCGGCCGGGCGTTTCGCGAGGCGCTGACATTGTTGCGCGACTGGACGCGGCGCCGACGCATCCCCCTCGCGCAGATCGGCGTCTCCATTCCGGGCCTCGGCCGGCTGGGCGCGTCAGGCAATCCGATCATTCCCTGCGACCTCGGGCGGATCAGCGAGATGTTCGGCGAGACGTTTGGCGGCGTGCCGGTCGAGTTCACCAATTCGGTCGTCGCGCACGCCATTTTTCACCGTTGCCGCACGGAGAACTATCCATTCAGCGGCGCGCATCTCTTCGTCTTCGTCGGTCAGGGCGTCGCGGGCACCTGGATGGATGATCCGATCGAGGACGATGCCCTCCAGCCGGTCGAGCTCGGCCACATGGTGTTCGAAGCCGACGGACCAATTTGCCGCTGTGGTCATCATGGTTGCGTCGAGGCCTATACGTCGCTTCCGGCCCTGGCCGAGCTTCTTGGCGTCGCGGAAGCGGAGTTGCTTGAACTCGGCAGCGAATGGGTGACCGCGATGCCGCTCTCGTCGCGCGTGCGGCAGGAATTGCGCCGGCGGCTGTTCCGGCTTGGCCTTGCGATCGGCAACACGCTGAACGTGAAGCCCTGCAAGGGCGTCGCGATCAGCGGCTGGCCGTCGCTTCTCGCCGAGGACGATCGCAACGCGCTCGTCGAGGGGATCGACGCCTGTCTGTTGGGCGGCCGCAAGCACGCGCAAGTGTCGCTCGCTTTCGTGCCGCCGTCGAATGGCAACGATCCGCGGGCGGCGCTGGCCTTCGCGGCTTTCTGCCTCGCTTGCCGCGGCGGCATGCCGGCCGCATCGAGCGAGGCCGCCTGAGATACCTGATGCCGCGCGGCGCTCGCGCGAAAGAGTTCACACCGGGAGGAACTTGCCATGCCGATCACGACAACAAGGCGCCAACTGCTCGCCGGATCTGCGGCCGCGCTCGCGCTGCCGGCATTTGCCCGCGCGCAAAGCGCGGTGAAGCCGCGTCTGACTGCGATCTCGCAATGGTCCGCAGGCAGCGACGGGGCGGCCATCACGGCGCTCGGCAAGAAATTCGAAGAGAAAGGCGGGGTTTGGCAGCACTCGCCCGTCCCCGGCTTCACCACCGAGATGATGAACAAGTTGCGTGCCCAGATCATGGCCGGCGATCCACCGGCCTGCTCGCAGCTCAAAGGTCCCGAGATCGCGGCCTGGTCCAAGATTGCCCCAACCGTCGATCTCGACGCCGTCGTCGCTGCCGCCGGATACGAAAAGGTTGTCGCTCCAGACCTTGCAAAATTGCACAAGCCGGGGGGAAAGTGGATTGCACTGCCGTTGCAGATCTACAGCACCAACATGCTGTTTCTCTCCAAACGCGCGATGGACAAGGCCAAGGCCGACAAGATCCCCGTCACATGGGCTGAGTTCAACGACCTCGCCGAGAAGATGAAAGCAGGCGGAGTCCCCTATCCCATCGCCAACGGTGGCACCCGCGCGGACGACGGCCAAAAATTCGAGGCCGCTTTGGCAGGCATCAGTCCCACCGCATACCGCGCAGCCATCATGAACCTCGACAAGAAGGCCCTGGAAGGCCCCGAGATAAAGGCGGCCTTCGTCCAAGTGCGCAAGATTGCCGACTGGATGGACCCCAACGTCGGCGCCCAGCATTTTTCGACCAACCTGAAGCGCTTCGTCGACGGCGACATGGGCGTGATGATCATGGGCGGGTGGGCGCAGGGCGTCTTGCGCAACGCCGGCTTCAAGTTCGAGGACTTCATCATCGCTCCGGGCCCGAGCGACAATAGCAAGCCCGTCTTCCTGTTGAATGCCGATGCCTTCATATTCTGGCAGCGCAAGGAGCCCGACCTGCAAGCCGGTCAGACGCTGATGGCCCAGCTCGTCATGGATCCGGCGATCCAGACCATGTATTCGCAGATCACGGGATCGATCCCGGTGCGTACCGACGTCGATCTCTCCGGCGAAGGCTGGTCGGACGGTCAACGGCGGACCGCAGCAGCCCTGAAAGACGCGATCGCCAGCAATCAGGCCGTCCTCAGCCTTGCGCACAACATGGCGCAGGAAAACGGCATGACCGCAGCGATCATCGACGTGATCACGGAGTACGTGAAGAACAAGACGATCAAGCCGGAGCAAGCGGCCATACGCCTCGCCGACGCCGTCGAGAGCTCACGTTGACGATCGCCGTCTCGACAACACCGAGCCGGCGGGCGGCCGCTGACTGGGTACGCCGGCTGCCCGAATATTTGACGATCTGGGTGCCGCTGCTGCTGTCCGCCGCGCATCTCATTGCGTTTACGCTGTGGACGATCTGGATGTCGTTCACGCCGTCCACTCTGGTCCCGGTCGCGGGCTGGGTCGGCTTGCGCAACTATTCTGCGGTTGCAGCATCGCGGAACTGGCAGATTGCCCTGGACAATCTGCTGCTGTTTGGCAGCGCCTTCGTGTTGCTGAGTTTGGCGACCGGCCTCATCCTTGCGATCCTGCTCGATCAGCGCATTCGCGGCGAGAATCTGCTGCGGTCTATCTTCCTCTATCCTCTGGCGGTGTCGTTCGTGGTCACCGGCACGGTCTGGAGTTGGCTGCTCAATCCTGGCCTCGGGATCCAGAAGCTGGTCCGCGACCTCGGCTGGACCTCGTTCCGGTTCGACTGGCTGATCGATCGCGACATGGCCATTTGGACCATTGTCATCGCTGCGATCTGGCAATCCTCCGGTTTCGCCATGGCGCTGTTCCTCGCCGGCCTCCGCTCCGTCGACGCCGACCTGATCAAAGCCGCGCAGATCGACGGCGCCGGACCGATCCGAATGTACCGGAGGGTCATCTTGCCGACCCTTTGGCCGATCACCATCACCGTCATCGTCATCCAGCTGCAGTTTGCGATTTCGACCTTCGACCTCGTCCGCGCACTCACCAATGGTGGACCCGGGATCGCCACCCAGCTGCCGGCCCTCGTCGTCTACGATTTGATGTTCCAGCGCAGCCTGCTCGGGCGGGGAGCGGCAGCGGCAGTGCTCATGTTGCTCATTCTTCTCGCGGTTTTGCTGCCCTATGCAGCGTGGCGTTATGTCCAGCGGCGGCGGGCGATCCATGCGTGAGCGAACCCTCGCGCCAGGCCGGATTTTGATCTATCTCGTGGTGTCGCTGATCGCTGCAGCCTGGCTCGCGCCATTGGCCGTCGTCGTGCTGAACTCGCTGCGCACCAACGAGGAGATCGCGCAGGCCTCGATGATCGGCTGGCCGAAGCAATGGGCATGGAGCAACTACGCCGCGGCCTGGAGCGGTTTCTGCGTCGCCGAGACCTGCGCCGGCATCCGGCCGTACATGCTGAACTCCGCGCTGGTCACGATCCCCGCGACGATTTTCTCGACCCTGCTCGGTGCTGTCGCCGGCTACGCCGTGTCGCTCTGGCGTTTTCGCGGCGATAGCTGGATCTACGGCATCGTGACCCTTGGCCTCTTCCTTCCGCAGCAGATGCGCTTGCTTCCCTGGACCATCGTGTTGCGCGATACGGGCCTGATGAATACGCTGACTGGCCTGGTCGTGATCCACACGATCCAGGGGCTCTCCTTTACCGTCTTGTTCTGCCGAAACTACTACACTGCGATCCCGCAGGATTTGATAAGAGCTGCGCGCATCGATGGCGCCGGGTTCTTTCGTATTTTCTGGCGCATCATCCTGCCGCTCTCGCCGCCCATTCTGGTCGTCACCGTGATCTGGCAGTTCACGCATATCTGGAACGAGTTTCTCTACGGCGTGACATTCACGACCGGTCAGCAGCAGCCGGTCACCGCCGCGCTGATCGCGCTATCCGCTGCGGTCGCCGACATCCCGCAGCATGGCGTGCAAAGCGCGGCGGTGATGATCGCCGCCCTGCCGACCCTGCTGATCTATCTGATCGGCGGCAAGTATTTCGTACGCGGCCTCACCGCCGGAGCCGTGAAATGATCGGATCGTCATGGCAGCCCTAAGCATTCGCTCCCTGTCCAAGCGCTACGCCAATCTGGAGGTGCTGAAGGGCATCGATCTCGACATCGAGAGCGGTGAATTCACCGTGCTCGTCGGCCCATCGGGCTGCGGCAAGTCCACGCTGCTCAACATCATCGCCGGGCTCGACCTCCCGAGCGCAGGCACCGTGGAAATCGGCGGACGTATCGTCAACGACATTCCGCCAAAGGACCGCGACATCGCCATGGTGTTCCAGTCCTACGCGCTCTATCCGTCGATGACGGTGCGACAGAACATCACCTTCGGCATGGAATGCCGCCACGTACCGAAGACGGAGCAGGAAAAGGCGCTGGCGAATGTGGCCAGGCTGCTCCAGATCGAGCCGCTGCTCGGCCGCAAGCCGTCGCAGCTCTCCGGCGGCCAGCGCCAGCGTGTGGCGATGGGCCGGGCGCTGGTGCGCGATCCCCTGCTCTTCCTGTTCGACGAGCCGCTCTCCAATCTCGATGCCAAGCTGCGCGTCGAGATGCGGATGGAGATCAAGCGGCTGCACCAGCGCATCGGCGCCACCATCGTCTATGTCACCCACGACCAGATCGAGGCGATGACGATGGCGACGCGTATCGCCGTGATGCATCGGGGCGTGGTGCAGCAGTTTGCCGACCCTGACACCGTGTATCGCTATCCCGCCAATCTGTTCGTGGCCCGTTTCATGGGTTCGCCGCCGATGAACACGATGCCGGCACGGCTCGAGGCCGATGCCGGCGGCCCGGTGGTCGTGATCGGCGCGGGACGGCCGGACGAGGTCCGCCTCCGCCTTGGTCAATACGACGCCGCCGCCCCCTTCGTCGGCCGTGACGTGGTGGTCGGGATCAGGCCGGAATGCATCGCCGAGGGCAGCCGCCTATTTTCGGCCGATCCGCCCGTCGTCATCAACGCGCCGGTGGAGATGGTCGAGCCGACGGGAGCAGAAACAATCGTGCTGCTGCGGCTTGGCGGCGAGCCTGCGCTGGCGCGCATCACGCCGGATATCCGCCCCACACCGGGCGCCGCCGCCCCGTTCGCGCTCGACACGCGCCGCATCTGCCTGTTCGACCCCGAGACGGAGCGACTGATCGCATGACAAGAACGAGCTATGCCGGT of the Bradyrhizobium sp. WSM1417 genome contains:
- a CDS encoding carbohydrate ABC transporter permease, coding for MRERTLAPGRILIYLVVSLIAAAWLAPLAVVVLNSLRTNEEIAQASMIGWPKQWAWSNYAAAWSGFCVAETCAGIRPYMLNSALVTIPATIFSTLLGAVAGYAVSLWRFRGDSWIYGIVTLGLFLPQQMRLLPWTIVLRDTGLMNTLTGLVVIHTIQGLSFTVLFCRNYYTAIPQDLIRAARIDGAGFFRIFWRIILPLSPPILVVTVIWQFTHIWNEFLYGVTFTTGQQQPVTAALIALSAAVADIPQHGVQSAAVMIAALPTLLIYLIGGKYFVRGLTAGAVK
- a CDS encoding carbohydrate ABC transporter permease gives rise to the protein MTIAVSTTPSRRAAADWVRRLPEYLTIWVPLLLSAAHLIAFTLWTIWMSFTPSTLVPVAGWVGLRNYSAVAASRNWQIALDNLLLFGSAFVLLSLATGLILAILLDQRIRGENLLRSIFLYPLAVSFVVTGTVWSWLLNPGLGIQKLVRDLGWTSFRFDWLIDRDMAIWTIVIAAIWQSSGFAMALFLAGLRSVDADLIKAAQIDGAGPIRMYRRVILPTLWPITITVIVIQLQFAISTFDLVRALTNGGPGIATQLPALVVYDLMFQRSLLGRGAAAAVLMLLILLAVLLPYAAWRYVQRRRAIHA
- a CDS encoding ROK family transcriptional regulator, which codes for MEMPEQPRSRRQTRAAILTHLLQSGGTFRPPLAKAVRLSEASLSRILFDLKTEGLIEEVRRPAPYVGGPTGLVSLDKAVALAAFELTTQRLSVGVGGLSGELHDIGHVPLPKTPTVATVGRAFREALTLLRDWTRRRRIPLAQIGVSIPGLGRLGASGNPIIPCDLGRISEMFGETFGGVPVEFTNSVVAHAIFHRCRTENYPFSGAHLFVFVGQGVAGTWMDDPIEDDALQPVELGHMVFEADGPICRCGHHGCVEAYTSLPALAELLGVAEAELLELGSEWVTAMPLSSRVRQELRRRLFRLGLAIGNTLNVKPCKGVAISGWPSLLAEDDRNALVEGIDACLLGGRKHAQVSLAFVPPSNGNDPRAALAFAAFCLACRGGMPAASSEAA
- a CDS encoding triacylglycerol lipase, whose amino-acid sequence is MTTPLTFDDWLASMPEIEGVRPVDRLTDVMRIQSYRPTYRRQRPPIDPTDRLPEQQIISLVREGGILRWRLGAAIPIMSGRAGSRGALPTGQIVKQYAFETLETSQVYDALLKLDRTLTPDASYATKTSTGLSRLVHGQLQPLTLADLSDVANKRVLVLIHGTFSGSAALIKNGLARIPEGQQLLARAEARYDLVLAYDHPTLSVSPVMNAFDLAALLRPAPKELDIVCHSRGGLVARWLCEGFCDVALKRRVIFVGSPLGGTSLAAAPRLRSTLDLLTNVADILRAGADLAAANPFFLAASGLLRVFSTVTNLASKTPVFDAALALVPGLDAQSRTGNNEEIRRLRMNTGSGEFGAQPIQYFAIKSNFEPTEIGWNFLRIFSKPMQRLGDLGADIIFEAENDLVVDTSSMSEVADLRQVKIIHDFGTNPNVHHTNYFIQKETAAAIARTFTI
- a CDS encoding ABC transporter substrate-binding protein; this translates as MPITTTRRQLLAGSAAALALPAFARAQSAVKPRLTAISQWSAGSDGAAITALGKKFEEKGGVWQHSPVPGFTTEMMNKLRAQIMAGDPPACSQLKGPEIAAWSKIAPTVDLDAVVAAAGYEKVVAPDLAKLHKPGGKWIALPLQIYSTNMLFLSKRAMDKAKADKIPVTWAEFNDLAEKMKAGGVPYPIANGGTRADDGQKFEAALAGISPTAYRAAIMNLDKKALEGPEIKAAFVQVRKIADWMDPNVGAQHFSTNLKRFVDGDMGVMIMGGWAQGVLRNAGFKFEDFIIAPGPSDNSKPVFLLNADAFIFWQRKEPDLQAGQTLMAQLVMDPAIQTMYSQITGSIPVRTDVDLSGEGWSDGQRRTAAALKDAIASNQAVLSLAHNMAQENGMTAAIIDVITEYVKNKTIKPEQAAIRLADAVESSR
- a CDS encoding ABC transporter ATP-binding protein, which produces MAALSIRSLSKRYANLEVLKGIDLDIESGEFTVLVGPSGCGKSTLLNIIAGLDLPSAGTVEIGGRIVNDIPPKDRDIAMVFQSYALYPSMTVRQNITFGMECRHVPKTEQEKALANVARLLQIEPLLGRKPSQLSGGQRQRVAMGRALVRDPLLFLFDEPLSNLDAKLRVEMRMEIKRLHQRIGATIVYVTHDQIEAMTMATRIAVMHRGVVQQFADPDTVYRYPANLFVARFMGSPPMNTMPARLEADAGGPVVVIGAGRPDEVRLRLGQYDAAAPFVGRDVVVGIRPECIAEGSRLFSADPPVVINAPVEMVEPTGAETIVLLRLGGEPALARITPDIRPTPGAAAPFALDTRRICLFDPETERLIA
- a CDS encoding CHAT domain-containing protein, giving the protein MSAKKAASSRAKAGRRKARRPVRARARRSTIDTAAADAIQDSLQVPSDKQSGEYEVRIRYSNNRDLDELVIPIDDQRFYPSVHRWRYVIANRRRIVRSTRDDLSRDFQKLIKDHARIYDEGQILSRIKAIAAAKLVEVRIPYSTETIGWSARLFPWESALWLATAPYRSEPSEFAVVRHLVVASPHNHQLTPTTALAVDSGPGKLRSLYEFTREIDMVTGALKEIPTTLLRDPDRQGLRSTIEALSPSIVHLAGVDPMSLVEEKLIDQPPDGEDGFILRAGPQGNAQGNAQAYDAVGSVALADIITAGAQKPLLVAISTCYSAQRLAPLATAQGARHAIGFVDTITDADAMLFFSVFYRTLTQDWSVKDAFLRARQQWMSQTGSDNEQRSGVALWSQLSLLDSPPAGTITARPALSRKAARGGATYRDLKLDITLVQDKSIPGRMRKTSSVSLNYSLLHNDRPPFSIFTVHKTKAGPLDLLQVEVVLEVGTESCRCRFSEELPEEDATLDLLDKIRLPLVAGMLRQTSESLRSNLYIKVQCGNRILRESSERVTVLPADEWRDDGEDHRWLPSFVLPRDPTVLKVVACAQRYLQTLLDDCSAGFDGYQQVLDDDSNAPNVVDPQVQAIWAALQHDLPVSYINPPPSYTSQSQRLRTPTEIFKGNAATCIDLALLFASCLEFVGIYSSIFLITGHAFPAYWRSNKAWWRMKSFRFDQNEQQTPGPIGRSQDGFTGTVQSTNAKGQTESWMFTGTDNLAELLSYVQKSELVPFESTFVTARKGFFQALERGASNLHPQSFDAMIDIQSARGESVTPLPLLDRLG